Proteins encoded in a region of the Panicum hallii strain FIL2 chromosome 3, PHallii_v3.1, whole genome shotgun sequence genome:
- the LOC112885339 gene encoding uncharacterized protein LOC112885339, whose translation MDKFTKWIEARLIAMIKSEQAVEFFLDIIHYMGVPNSIIMNNGTQFMGKEFLKFYDDYHIRVDWAAVVHPCTNGQVKRANGMDVPSRATSFSPFFMVYGSEAVVLTDLDYGTPKARAYNEQGAEASLEDAMDQLDEACDVALLRSAMYQQALRRYHNRRVWGCVFNVGDLVLQLVQSNKDHHKLSLL comes from the exons ATGGACAAGTTCACAAAGTGGATCGAGGCCCGGCTGATTGCGATGATCAAGTCTGAGCAGGCCGTGGAATTTTTCCTTGACATCATCCACTACATGGGAGTACCGAACTCAATCATCATGAACAATGGTACACAATTTATGGGAAAGGAATTCCTCAAGTTCTACGATGACTACCATATTCGAGTTGATTGGGCCGCCGTGGTGCACCCCTGCACAAATGGGCAAGTCAAACGAGCGAACGGCATG GACGTCCCCAGTCGGGCGACCAGTTTCTCCCCTTTCTTCATGGTCTATGGTTCTGAGGCAGTGGTCCTGACCGACCTAGACTATGGAACGCCCAAGGCCAGGGCGTACAACGAGCAAGGAGCAGAGGCGTCTCTCGAGGACGCGATGGACCAGCTCGACGAGGCATGCGATGTCGCACTACTTCGATCGGCCATGTACCAGCAGGCGCTGCGACGGTACCACAACCGTCGAGTGTGGGGCTGCGTGTTCAACGTTGGCGACTTGGTGCTACAGCTCGTCCAGAGCAACAAAGACCATCACAAGCTCTCCTTGCTCTAG